The Candidatus Ancaeobacter aquaticus DNA segment AAGTTCGTGAAGAGACGCTGTATCACCAATATCAGATACATGCAGGAATCCGTTTTTTTCCATACCGACATCAACAAATGCGGCTTGAATTCCCGGTAAAACATTCACCACTTTACCCTTATAAATATTTCCTACGTAACGATCTTGCTCTGTTCTCTGCAAGTGAAACGATTCGACCGTATTATTTTCGATTATTACGACACGGGTTTCTGAATTTTCAACATTTATAAGGATTTCCTTTTTTAAAGGACCTCTTTCTTTATATTTCTTTGCGAGTAATCTTATCATCTATACACCTTCTTGTTTGTTTTGATAGAATACATATTAATTCTTTTCACTTGGTACCCACGTGCTTTATGCCGGTCAATATCCAATAAATACTTAATTAGGTCATAGGGGTTTATAGAGTTTCCCTCATGAAGTATCAATTTTAATGTAAGTAGTGTTCCGCTCTGATCTTTTTTAAGATCAATATAAGGAACCATCGGTTTTACCAGCATCGTCCTAGACGTACCACGGGCATTAGTCTTTGTTATCACCTCCTTTTCACCAAGCATTTCTTCAATATGTTTTTTATCTAATTCATCATTGTTTTTGAGCTTTACACAATACTCATAACAATCAATTTCTTTTGTTACAATATCTTTCTCTTGATCAAAATAATGTATGTCTTTTATATGCAATATATTAGCAAATGAACATTGTAAACGATTTGCCATTTTTTTTAAATCACAAAATTGCATTATTCTGAAATCAAGGAATTCATTCTCTCCTTCCATTCCTACTGATAAAGGAGGGCCAAATGAAATTACCTGATGGGGGCTGAAGCCCTGAGACAATGCTATGGGTATATCTGCACGCATAAACCCCCTAAAGATCGTTCTCATCAAATCAAGATGAGAGATCAAGCAAAAAGGACTCATAACCGAATAAATAAGTCTTATCGTTGACTCACTCATATCGCATCCTCCCCTATCTTTTGCTGGACATCTTCATATTCCTTAATCAAAGCCTCTGTACTACTTCCCGTAGAAATAAACTCCCATGGAAGAACTTCTTTAACATCTATGCAATCAATATATTTATTCGTTTCTAAATTATTTCTTTCTATAACTTTTTGCCATGTACTGAAATTAAAATATTCGTACCAGTCATCAAACTTCGCTCCTTCTTTCCATGCATCTAAAACAATTTGAGATAAAGACCTGTCACCTCTGGAAAAAAGTGCTTCAACAAAGCTTTTTTCAATATTATGGAATTTAACCTGTATACATTTTCTTTTAATTTTCTTCTTGAGGTATATATGTTTTTGGCGAAACTCATCTATACTATTCATTCCTGCCCATTGGAGTGGCGTATGCGTTTTTGGAACAAAATTAGATATTGAAACATTTACTCTTCCTGGTTTTCCATGAAGAGAACGCTTAACCTCAGAAACTTTATTAACAATAGTCATAATATTATCAAGATCATCATATGTCTCACCCGGAAGGCCGATCATGAAATATAGTTTAATTAAATTCCACCCGGAACTATATGCATACTCAACCGCTTTATATAAGTCGTCTAAACGGATGTTCTTTCTTATGATCTCAAGCATTCTCTGAGTGCCGGCTTCACATGCAAAAGTAAAACCAGTTTTCTTTATCTTGCTTATTTTACGCGCTAACTCTACTGAGAACGTATCTACTCTCAGTGACGGTATAGATAAAGACACTTTTTTATCATAGAAATTATCTGTCAAATCATCAACCAGTCCCTCAATATCTGGATAATCCCCTGTAGAAAGAGATGATAGCGATATCTCTTGATACCCTGTATTGGCTATGATTTCTTTTGCCTCTTCCACTAAAACATCCTTTTTTCTATATCTCAATGGCCGATATATTGACCCTGCCTGACAGAAACGACATGCATTGCCACACCCACGCATAATCTCAAGCGTTGCACGATCGTGAATAATGCTGATAAGAGGCACTATTTGTTTTTTTGGAGAAGGTATATCGTTTAGATCTTTTACAACAGCTTTCTTGATCTGTTTTGGAGTAGTGTCACAAGCAGTTGTATAGCATGAAAATCGTCCTTCTTGAGATATTTTTTTATTAAATAATCTTGGAACATATATTCCCGAGATTGTTTGCGCAGCCTTTTCCAGCAGCTTTTCTTTTGATAGATCTTTGTTTTTTGATACAAGATGCATGAATTGAAGAAGAGTTTCTTCTGATTCACCTATAAAAAATGCATCAAAAAAATCTGCGATTGGTTCGGGATTAAAAACACATGGTCCGCCACCAATTATGAGAGGCCACGAACCTTTCACTCTTTCAGCGCTTTTAAGTGGTATTCCTGCAAGATTAAGCATGTTAAGAATATTTGTATAACATAACTCGTATTGGACAGAAAAACCTACGATGTCATGTTCTAATAGAGGCGTATAATTTTCCAAGCTGAAAAGAGGAATTGCTTCTTTTCTCATACATTCTTCCATATCCGGCCAGGGTGCGAATACACGCTGGGCAGAAAATTCCTTAACATTATTTATTATTTCATAGAGTATTTTTAGCCCATAATGACTCATGCCAATCTCATACACATCGGGAAACGCTAACGCAATACGGACATCAACTGTTTTAAGATCCTTGATAATGGTATTTACCTCATTACCAATATAGCGTCCGGGTTTTTCAACGTACGGCAAAATATCTTCGATAACTTTTTGTCTTAAATTCATTTATCAATTTCTTTCATTTTTTTGTCTGAGGTCTGTGTATCCCCCCGATTTTTTGGCTTCGCCTCAAAATCGCCCTCACCAGTAAAGCATGGATTGATGCCTTTTGTTTTCAAACTAGAAATCTCTACTAGATTTCTTTGCTCGCACTAATGATGCTCATCCCCCCTAGATTTTCTCGGGCTTCGCCTCCAAAATCGTAAAGCAGGGATTCGTGCTACTTGTTTTCAATCTAGAAATCTCTACTAGATTTCTTTGTTCGCATTAATTGTGCTCATCCCCC contains these protein-coding regions:
- a CDS encoding TIGR03936 family radical SAM-associated protein, with amino-acid sequence MSESTIRLIYSVMSPFCLISHLDLMRTIFRGFMRADIPIALSQGFSPHQVISFGPPLSVGMEGENEFLDFRIMQFCDLKKMANRLQCSFANILHIKDIHYFDQEKDIVTKEIDCYEYCVKLKNNDELDKKHIEEMLGEKEVITKTNARGTSRTMLVKPMVPYIDLKKDQSGTLLTLKLILHEGNSINPYDLIKYLLDIDRHKARGYQVKRINMYSIKTNKKVYR
- a CDS encoding TIGR03960 family B12-binding radical SAM protein; translated protein: MNLRQKVIEDILPYVEKPGRYIGNEVNTIIKDLKTVDVRIALAFPDVYEIGMSHYGLKILYEIINNVKEFSAQRVFAPWPDMEECMRKEAIPLFSLENYTPLLEHDIVGFSVQYELCYTNILNMLNLAGIPLKSAERVKGSWPLIIGGGPCVFNPEPIADFFDAFFIGESEETLLQFMHLVSKNKDLSKEKLLEKAAQTISGIYVPRLFNKKISQEGRFSCYTTACDTTPKQIKKAVVKDLNDIPSPKKQIVPLISIIHDRATLEIMRGCGNACRFCQAGSIYRPLRYRKKDVLVEEAKEIIANTGYQEISLSSLSTGDYPDIEGLVDDLTDNFYDKKVSLSIPSLRVDTFSVELARKISKIKKTGFTFACEAGTQRMLEIIRKNIRLDDLYKAVEYAYSSGWNLIKLYFMIGLPGETYDDLDNIMTIVNKVSEVKRSLHGKPGRVNVSISNFVPKTHTPLQWAGMNSIDEFRQKHIYLKKKIKRKCIQVKFHNIEKSFVEALFSRGDRSLSQIVLDAWKEGAKFDDWYEYFNFSTWQKVIERNNLETNKYIDCIDVKEVLPWEFISTGSSTEALIKEYEDVQQKIGEDAI